In Oligoflexia bacterium, a single genomic region encodes these proteins:
- the rpsU gene encoding 30S ribosomal protein S21 — translation MTLVKVRDGESFEAAMRRFKKICEKAGILAEVKKREHYVKPSVKRKKKAIMARKRNVLTARKSTPRF, via the coding sequence ATGACTTTAGTTAAAGTAAGAGACGGCGAATCTTTTGAAGCGGCCATGCGCCGGTTTAAAAAAATCTGTGAAAAAGCAGGGATTTTAGCCGAAGTAAAAAAAAGAGAGCATTACGTTAAGCCAAGCGTGAAAAGAAAGAAAAAAGCGATTATGGCTCGTAAACGTAATGTATTGACAGCAAGAAAATCGACACCTCGGTTTTAA